agaaaaatttaaggttgaattaagaaaaggaaattagTAAAATAGAAAtccaattaaatataaaaattcaaattaaattttagaattatctGAATAGTTAatcataagataagaaaaaactACATTAAATTATGGTTTAAAGAAGgttaagtattaaaaattcaacacCCAAAATGGGagaataatgaaatttgaaagcaagaaaaaacaAGGTCAACATAGTAGTTGAGGAAGCCAGTTCATGATGTCCATTAtcaaaaatgaattaattagtACAAATTCCTACTAATTAAATGTATGATAAACATATTATCAAAAATTTTACACTAATTTCagttaatataataataataattattattttatttaatgattgtagttcaaactatatatatagaacaGAATTTAAGTCGATTTTAGAAATAGGATAATTTAATTGATGTGTTTATTCGTatgattaaattgaaataatggAACTAAATTGGTAATTAAAGTATAAGAATAATAGGATTAACTAAATttgggaggagagagagagagagagcgtgCAAACACGACATGTACAAAGCGGAGCACGTTAGAATGAGGGGCCATGGTCGGTTGGTGTTGCAATGCCAtccttccttttcatttcttttcttctcttcttctttcacttcAAACTCCCTCAATaacctctctctccctctctttctctctttctctccgaTGAGGAAGCTTTGTCCCAACTTCGACCGGGAAGACGGCCTCGACACTGTCCTTGAGGTTCCCATCCCCGAGGAGATGTTCTCTTGCAACACCAACAAAGCCCACGCTATCTCATGGCAAGCCATGAAAACATGGGTCAAATCCAACCATCACGACAAATCCTCGCATGTTAATTCAATCGCCTCCTTATTTGGCGGCCGCAACGCCGAGATCCAGCTCCTCCTCGGCGTCGTCGGAGCTCCCTTAATCCCACTCCCCATCATTTTTCACCACCAACCCATTACTTGCAACATCAAAGACAATCccattgtaaataaaattcattttttctcaaacCCCTTTTCAAATCTCAATAAACCCATTAATgtttctttgttatttttttttggggattTAACAGGAGGCGTCAATGGCGAAGTACATAGTGCAACAATACGTGGCCGCAGTGGGAGGGGAGCATGCCTTGAATTCGATTGATAGTATGTATGCCATGGGGAAGGTGAAGATGGTGGCGTCGGAGTTTTCTTCCGGCGAAGCGTGTTTGAATGGTAAAGCGACGAAGGTGAAGAACGGGAAAGGCGGCGGTGGCGTGGGCAGCGGCGGAGAAATGGGTGGGTTTGTAGTGTGGCAGAAACGGCCGGAGCTATGGTGTTTGGAACTGATGCTGTCGGGGTGTAAAATCAGCGCCGGTAGCGACGGGAAAGTGGCTTGGAGACAAACTCCTTGGCATCACTCTCATGCTTCTCGTGGCCCTCCACGTCCGCTCCGACGATTCTTGcaggtaaattaattttttatattttttaaaataataaataaaaaataatattattcgGAGTTACTAAATTATAAGCGTATTTGGTGGAAAAGCGCTTCAACGTGCTGGCTACCACGGTTGAAAATCATCCCCCCACCAACTCTTCATAGTTTTGCTTTTTAACctaacaatttcaaaaaaaaagaaaaaaaaaaagcaataaatgaaaagggtgtaaaagaaaaaatgttttgagatCGGAANCaatggaaaccctaattcaggaCTACAGAAAGATCGACGGCGTAAACATTGCACACGCTGGAAAAACAACCGTCTCGCTTTTTCGATTTGGCGAAAGCGCTGAAGGCCATTCGAAAACGAAGATGGAAGAGACTTGGGAGATCGAAGAGGTTGATTTTAATATCCAGGGTTTATCGATGGACTTCTTTTTACCTCCCAGCGAtttaaagaaggaaaaggaaggagTTGGTGCAACGAGTAATGGAAAGTTGCCGTTGACGATGAGATgtgcggcggcggcggcggcgactGCTGGTTCGAAGATTTGTTCGTCGAGAGTGGCGGCCATTGATGTCGATGAATCGGAGGGCAGTAATCAGagtgatgaagatgaagaggcTGAGCCgtgaagaaatatatttaaattttgaaactcaaatttttggaaatttgtaCATAATCCATGACATTATATATGTAAAGAGAGAGCTCTCTATTTATAGACTTTTCCAGGTATGTAGGCCTGGGCTTTAATGGTTTTGGGCCCAACTAATAACTTGGGCTTTATGAACTTTGAGCCCAAACCCTTTGAAGTTGGGCTTTTTGGCGGTCCCCTTCATtgtgagtatatatatatatttggaattaattttaaatttaaaagcatAAGATGGGGGTGGCCAGAGAGGAGTCAGCAGGTCAGGACAAAATACACAGCCATTTCAAAATTCGAAAATCgaaagacaaaataaataaattaaaaaaaaaaaaggtgtttGACTAAGTCAACAGAAGCattgaaagtccaaaaaaaagaaaacaaaataaaacaaacatcGCGAGAAACGAGGATGTTCCGAAATTTGGTCTTTCAAGAtcaagaagtggaaaagaACCGGGCCCACATTTCGTGTGGGGCccactttttaaaacaatCTTCTCTGTCCCCacatcttttaaatatatattaaatcccTTCGACTTCAagctaaatttatattaaaataaataaatgaaaaaaggaaaaagaaatataatagCTTTAGACACTTCAGCTTCAAGCGATTAAATTCATTGTCccttagattttaatttttttaatttttgtacaaattttaaaaaagaaaatttgcaGCATTTACGataaagtttattaaatttaaataaattttgaatttttttcatactgaaaatgaaaattaaacacatcaaatatatgttattatttattaaagcatatgattaataattgaacaaaattaCAAGGCAGAGAGggattttttataattttgccctcacccaaaaaaaacatatatctAAAATGACTATGGCACAAAATTACAGATATTTTAGTAGGACACACAACATATCTCTGTACTGTCCTTTTCTACTCAacctcttcatcttcatcttcttcttcttccttcaccCACTGCTACCCTTCCTTCTTTATTCTAAACCTATGCTctgccattttcaatctaacTAAGAACACCCTTTGCATAAATCAATACTGTTCTGGCTACTTTAATGGATTCTTTATCCAACACCTGCAAATACAAATGGATTCAGTGTTCTCTGGCTTCGTTCTTCATCAGTATGTCCATTCTTGAGGTAGGTGAAGTTCATGTTTTACGGCTCCCTCTGCTCTGATTGTCCTTGGCTGTGGCAGAAGGGGATTCTTTCTGGAATCTGTAATTTGTGAAACTCCCATTTAAAGAACTGCTTTAAAACGATGACAAATTAGGGGGTAATTGTTGGAGAAACTTGCTTACCGAAGCTGGATGACAGCCAGCCGTTAAATGGGGCTTGGATGGAGCTTTTCATTTCCTCTGTAAAATTAATGGCTGGGCTACCTAATTAATCATAAACGACGAAGGTTAGAGAAAGATAATCCTTGTGTCTTTTAGACAAAGGGACGTTTTGAGATGGTTTTATGTCAAAATACCTTGTTTATGGCGGCAGTCGGAAGGGTTTACATGTCTGCGAGGAAGGAAAACGCCGGTTCCAGAGGAAGCCCTTTTGATGGCAGATCCGCCAGCGGGATGAATACAACGCATGGCGGAGGCATTGGGTGGTGGATGCTGATTTTGATGCGGCGGAATCCATGCAGAGTGGTACAAACTGCCGGTGCCTCCACTGCACCGGCTGGTAACATCAACGatgtttctctctctgttttgaATCTCCGGCTTCCGGTGAGGCTGGGCTGACCAACCGACTTTGGCTTGTCTTTCCCAAGCAGAGGCACGAAGAGCCTGTAGTACTAGATCCTGTCCCACTTTCTGAACCTGTGGAACCAGAAATCCCAATAATCTCCGATATGTAAGGCAGGCCATAAGAATAACTGAGAACCTAACTACTAAAATACTCTGTTCTCAAAGACTCAACTTAAGAGTTcggaaattttaaataactgACCTGCGCGGAAAATGCCAGATTCCTAGCACAGTTCTGAGTCGAGAACAGCCCATACTCCACATTACTCGTGGATTTAACCGGAATGGAAGATCGAGCGCCCATAAATCCATTGTTATGATATGGGGTCGTTTGGCCGTACATCTTTAACCTCGCAGCCTCCCTTGAAGCTGCATGTATGAGGACTCTAGCATCGTTATCAGCCCCAAAAACCGCCATGGGAGGCGATTTTAGCAGAGACGAAGGACCTTCAGGGCGAAACCAGGCGTCTATGCCACTCAAAGTCGACTGAGGAGAACCAGCTTTCACATGCTTCTTCTAATCCCCCcaaaaaaacaagcaaaacCCATGTCAGAAACTAAACCAAAcacctaaaaaatgaaagagaagaacaTTAGGTGAAAAGGGTACCTCAATTTTGTTGGGATTAAAGCAGGGAAATGTGGATTTCTCAGTTTCACAGAGAGACGTCCATGCAAATTGCTGAGCCAACCCCACAAAAAACTCATCGTCGTCACTACTACCGCCAGTTGAGTCCGTAGAGCTCACAACCGATTCCACTGGCGAGTTGAGGTCAGAGTTAGAACCAAACGAGTCAAACTCGTAAGGAAACTcagaggggaagctcaaacaAGGAGGTTCGAAGGAAGCTGTCTTACTCAGACTCTCTTTCCCAGAGGGAAGCCACAAATCAGAAGCAGCTAGAGACTCAGCCATGCGAGAGGAAGCGAGAggaagagacagagagagagggaatGGAGGCGATAGTTGAGGAAACGAAGAGGGTGGGAGAGGAAGATTAATAATGAGGGGAAGAGAGACCGGTGGGAGTGGGGGTTGACGGGGGACCCTACAAAGGAAAAAGGGACAGAGTGAAGGGTGGGAAggaagagaaggaggaggGTGAGGGGGGAATGTTAAGGAGAAGCTTGAGCTTTATCGAGGGTTATTGTGGATTTGGGAGACAGTTCAAaatcaagagagagagatgaaactGTCGAAGATGTGAAGACAACTGGAAAGGGAGGCGGCAGTAGCTGGAGACACTTGTCCTTCA
This genomic window from Cucurbita pepo subsp. pepo cultivar mu-cu-16 chromosome LG01, ASM280686v2, whole genome shotgun sequence contains:
- the LOC111811429 gene encoding uncharacterized protein LOC111811429: MYKAEHVRMRGHGRLVLQCHPSFSFLFFSSSFTSNSLNNLSLPLFLSFSPMRKLCPNFDREDGLDTVLEVPIPEEMFSCNTNKAHAISWQAMKTWVKSNHHDKSSHVNSIASLFGGRNAEIQLLLGVVGAPLIPLPIIFHHQPITCNIKDNPIEASMAKYIVQQYVAAVGGEHALNSIDSMYAMGKVKMVASEFSSGEACLNGKATKVKNGKGGGGVGSGGEMGGFVVWQKRPELWCLELMLSGCKISAGSDGKVAWRQTPWHHSHASRGPPRPLRRFLQVN
- the LOC111805056 gene encoding uncharacterized protein LOC111805056 is translated as METLIQDYRKIDGVNIAHAGKTTVSLFRFGESAEGHSKTKMEETWEIEEVDFNIQGLSMDFFLPPSDLKKEKEGVGATSNGKLPLTMRCAAAAAATAGSKICSSRVAAIDVDESEGSNQSDEDEEAEP
- the LOC111779387 gene encoding uncharacterized protein LOC111779387 isoform X1; the protein is MAESLAASDLWLPSGKESLSKTASFEPPCLSFPSEFPYEFDSFGSNSDLNSPVESVVSSTDSTGGSSDDDEFFVGLAQQFAWTSLCETEKSTFPCFNPNKIEKKHVKAGSPQSTLSGIDAWFRPEGPSSLLKSPPMAVFGADNDARVLIHAASREAARLKMYGQTTPYHNNGFMGARSSIPVKSTSNVEYGLFSTQNCARNLAFSAQVQKVGQDLVLQALRASAWERQAKVGWSAQPHRKPEIQNRERNIVDVTSRCSGGTGSLYHSAWIPPHQNQHPPPNASAMRCIHPAGGSAIKRASSGTGVFLPRRHVNPSDCRHKQGSPAINFTEEMKSSIQAPFNGWLSSSFDSRKNPLLPQPRTIRAEGAVKHELHLPQEWTY